Proteins from a genomic interval of Panthera uncia isolate 11264 chromosome C1 unlocalized genomic scaffold, Puncia_PCG_1.0 HiC_scaffold_4, whole genome shotgun sequence:
- the ATP13A2 gene encoding polyamine-transporting ATPase 13A2 isoform X2 has translation MSADSSPLVGSTPAGYGTLTIETSVDPLSSSVSSVRLSGYCGSPWRVIGYHIVVWMMAGVPLLLFRWKPVWRVRLRLRPCNLARAETLVIEIRDKEDNSWQLYTVQVQTEAISESSLELPAQVQAEDGRSQAAVGAVPEGAWKDTTQFCRNEEAQRKLRYYLFRGQRYVWIESQQAFCQVSLLDHGRTCDDVRRSCSGLSLQEQAVRKTIYGPNVISVPVKSYPQLLVDEAFSIGLWLADRYYSYALCILLISTASICLSLYKTRKQSQTLRDMVQLSTRVCVCRPGGEEEWVDSSELVPGDCLVLPQEGGLVPCDAALVAGECMVNESSLTGESVPVLKTALPEGPVPYCPETHRRHTLFCGTLVLQARAFVGPHVLAVVTRTGFCTAKGGLVSSILHPRPISFKFYKHSMKFVAALSVLALLGTIYSIFVLHRNRVPLNEIVIRALDLVTVVVPPALPAAMTVCTLYAQSRLRSQGIFCIHPLRINLGGKLQLVCFDKTGTLTEDGLDVMGVVPLKGQAFLPLVPEPRRLPVGPLLRALATCHALTRLQDTPVGDPMDLKMVESTGWVLEEGPATDSAFGAQVLAVMKPPLQEPQLQGMEEPLAPVSVLSRFPFSSALQRMDVVVAWPGAAQPEAYVKGAPELVAGLCDPETVPTDFAQMLQSYTAAGYRVVALASKPLPIAPSLEAAQRLTRDTVEQDLSLLGLLVMRNLLKPQTTPVIRALRRTRIRTVMVTGDNLQTAVTVAQGCGMVGPQERLVLIHATPPERGRPASLELLPLESSTAMNGAKDLGQAASCTLEPDPRCSHLALSGSTFGVLMKHFPKLLPKVLVQGTVFARMAPEQKTELVCELQKLQYCVGMCGDGANDCGALKAADVGISLSQAEASVVSPFTSSMASIECVPMVIREGRCSLDTSFSVFKYMALYSLTQFISVLILYTINTNLGDLQFLAIDLVITTTVAVLMSRTGPALALGRARPPGALLSAPVLSSLLLQVALVAGVQLGGYFLTVAQPWFVPLNKTVPAPDNLPNYENTVVFSLSSFQYLILAAAVSKGAPFRRPLYTNVPFLMALALLGSVLVGLLLVPGLLQGPLGLRNIADTCFKLLLLGLVACNFVGAFMLESVLDQCLPACLRRLRPKKVSKKRFKQLERELAEQPWPPPAEPAR, from the exons ATGAGCGCAG ACAGCAGCCCTCTCGTGGGCAGCACGCCCGCCGGTTATGGGACCCTGACGATAGAGACATCTGTAGATCCCCTCAGCTCCTCAGTTTCATCCGTG AGGCTCAGCGGTTACTGTGGCAGTCCATGGAGGGTCATAGGCTATCACATCGTGGTCTGGATGATGGCAGGGGTCCCTTTGCTGCTGTTCCGCTGGAAGCCGGTGTGGCGGGTGCGGCTGCGGCTCCGGCCCTGCAACCTGGCCCGCGCCGAAACACTCGTCATCGAAATAAGAGACAAAGAG GATAATTCGTGGCAGCTGTATACTGTGCAGGTGCAGACTGAGGCCATCAGTGAGAGCAG cCTGGAGCTGCCTGCCCAGGTCCAGGCGGAGGACGGCCGGAGCCAGGCGGCTGTGGGGGCAGTACCAGAGGGTGCATGGAAGGACACCACCCAGTTCTGCAGGAACGAAGAGGCA CAGCGGAAGCTGCGATATTACCTCTTCCGGGGCCAGCGCTACGTCTGGATCGAGAGCCAACAGGCCTTCTGCCAAGTCAG cctgCTGGACCACGGCCGCACCTGTGACGACGTCCGCCGCTCCTGCTCCGGCCTCAGCCTCCAGGAGCAAGCCGTGAG GAAGACCATCTATGGCCCCAACGTGATCAGCGTGCCGGTCAAGTCCTATCCCCAGCTGCTGGTGGACGAG GCCTTCAGCATCGGGCTGTGGCTGGCGGACCGCTACTACTCATATGCCCTTTGCATACTGCTCATCTCCACCGCCTCCATCTGTCTGTCGCTCTACAAGACCAGGAAG CAAAGCCAGACTCTGAGGGACATGGTGCAGCTGTCCACACGGGTGTGCGTGTGCCGGCCCGGGGGAG AGGAGGAGTGGGTGGACTCCAGCGAGCTGGTGCCTGGAGACTGCCTGGTGCTGCCCCAGGAAGGCGGCCTGGTGCCCTGCGACGCTGCCCTGGTGGCTGGGGAGTGCATGGTCAACGAGAGCTCTCTGACAG GGGAGAGCGTTCCAGTGCTGAAGACGGCCCTGCCGGAAGGACCGGTGCCCTACTGCCCCGAGACCCACCGGCGGCACACGCTCTTCTGTGGGACCCTCGTCCTGCAGGCCCGGGCCTTTGTTGGACCCCACGTCCTGGCAGTGGTGACTCGAACAG GGTTCTGCACAGCCAAAGGGGGCCTGGTGAGCTCCATCCTGCATCCCCGGCCCATCAGCTTCAAGTTCTACAAGCACAGCATGAAGTTTGTGGCCGCCCTCTCTGTCCTGG CTCTCCTCGGCACTATCTACAGCATCTTCGTCCTTCACCGCAACCGG GTGCCTCTGAATGAGATCGTGATCCGCGCTCTGGACCTGGTGACGGTCGTGGTGCCCCCCGCCCTGCCAGCCGCCATGACCGTGTGCACGCTTTACGCCCAGAGCCGGCTCCGGAGTCAGGGTATCTTCTGTATCCACCCGCTGCGCATCAACCTGGGGGGCAAGCTCCAGCTGGTGTGTTTCGACAAG ACGGGCACCCTCACGGAGGACGGCTTGGATGTGATGGGTGTGGTGCCCCTAAAAGGGCAGGCGTTCCTGCCTCTGGTCCCGGAGCCCCGCCGCCTGCCCGTGGGGCCCCTGCTCCGAGCGCTGGCCACCTGCCACGCCCTCACCCGGCTCCAGGACACCCCGGTGGGCGACCCCATGGACCTCAAGATGGTGGAATCTACTGGCTGG GTCCTGGAGGAGGGGCCAGCCACAGACTCAGCATTCGGGGCCCAGGTCCTGGCGGTGATGAAACCCCCGCTTCAGGAGCCCCAGCTGCAGGGCATG GAGGAGCCCCTGGCACCCGTCAGCGTCCTCAGCCGCTTCCCGTTCTCGTCAGCCCTGCAGCGCATGGACGTGGTGGTGGCGTGGCCGGGGGCCGCGCAGCCGGAGGCCTATGTCAAGGGCGCCCCTGAGCTGGTGGCAGGCCTCTGCGACCCCGAGACAG TGCCCACGGACTTCGCCCAGATGCTGCAGAGCTACACGGCCGCCGGCTACCGCGTCGTGGCCCTCGCCAGCAAGCCGCTGCCCATCGCGCCCAGCCTGGAGGCCGCTCAGCGACTGACCAG GGACACCGTGGAGCAGGACCTGAGCCTCCTGGGGCTGCTCGTCATGAGGAACCTGCTGAAGCCGCAGACCACGCCGGTCATCCGGGCTCTGCGGAGGACCCGCATCCGCACCGTCATGGTGACAG GGGACAACCTGCAGACGGCCGTCACCGTGGCCCAGGGTTGCGGCATGGTGGGCCCCCAGGAGCGTCTGGTCCTCATCCACGCCACCCCCCCCGAGCGAGGCCGGCCTGCCTCCCTTGAGCTCCTGCCACTAGAATCCTCCACGGCTATGAACGGGGCTAAG GATCTCGGCCAGGCCGCAAGCTGCACCTTGGAGCCAGACCCCCGATGCAGCCACCTGGCCCTCAGCGGGTCCACCTTTGGTGTCCTTATGAAGCACTTCCCCAAGCTGCTGCCCAAG GTCCTGGTCCAGGGCACTGTCTTCGCCCGCATGGCTCCTGAGCAGAAGACAGAGCTGGTTTGTGAGCTCCAGAAGCTTCA GTACTGCGTGGGCATGTGTGGGGACGGCGCCAATGACTGCGGCGCCCTGAAGGCGGCCGACGTGGGCATCTCACTCTCCCAGGCCGAGGCCTCTGTGGTCTCGCCCTTCACCTCGAGCATGGCCAGCATCGAGTGTGTGCCCATGGTCATCAG GGAAGGCCGGTGTTCCCTCGACACGTCGTTCAGCGTCTTCAAGTACATGGCTCTGTACAGCCTGACCCAGTTCATCTCCGTCCTGATCCTCTACACG aTCAACACCAACCTGGGCGACCTGCAGTTCCTGGCCATCGACCTGGTCATCACCACCACGGTGGCAGTGCTCATGAGCCGCACGGGGCCGGCGCTGGCGCTGGGGCGGGCGCGGCCGCCGGGGGCCCTGCTCAGTGCGCCCGTGCTGAGCAGCCTCCTGCTGCAGGTGGCCCTGGTGGCCGGCGTGCAGCTGGGGGGCTACTTCCTGACCGTGGCCCAACCCTG GTTCGTGCCCCTGAACAAGACCGTGCCCGCGCCAGACAACCTGCCCAACTACGAGAACACGGTGGTCTTCTCGCTGTCCAGCTTCCAGTACCTCATCCTGGCCGCCGCTGTGTCCAAGGGGGCGCCCTTCCGCCGGCCGCTCTACACCAACG tgCCCTTCCTGATGGCCCTGGCGCTCCTGGGCTCCGTCCTGGTGGGCCTCCTCCTGGTCCCTGGCCTCCTGCAAGGCCCGCTGGGGCTGAGGAACATCGCTGACACCTGCTtcaagctgctgctgctgggcctGGTGGCCTGCAACTTCGTGGGGGCCTTCATGCTGGAG AGCGTGCTGGACCAGTGCCTCCCGGCCTGCCTGCGGCGGCTCCGACCCAAAAAGGTCTCGAAGAAGCGTTTCAAGCAGCTGGAGCGGGAGCTGGCCGAGCAGCCTTGGCCACCGCCCGCCGAGCCCGCGAGGTAG
- the ATP13A2 gene encoding polyamine-transporting ATPase 13A2 isoform X1: MSADSSPLVGSTPAGYGTLTIETSVDPLSSSVSSVRLSGYCGSPWRVIGYHIVVWMMAGVPLLLFRWKPVWRVRLRLRPCNLARAETLVIEIRDKEDNSWQLYTVQVQTEAISESSLELPAQVQAEDGRSQAAVGAVPEGAWKDTTQFCRNEEAQRKLRYYLFRGQRYVWIESQQAFCQVSLLDHGRTCDDVRRSCSGLSLQEQAVRKTIYGPNVISVPVKSYPQLLVDEALNPYYGFQAFSIGLWLADRYYSYALCILLISTASICLSLYKTRKQSQTLRDMVQLSTRVCVCRPGGEEEWVDSSELVPGDCLVLPQEGGLVPCDAALVAGECMVNESSLTGESVPVLKTALPEGPVPYCPETHRRHTLFCGTLVLQARAFVGPHVLAVVTRTGFCTAKGGLVSSILHPRPISFKFYKHSMKFVAALSVLALLGTIYSIFVLHRNRVPLNEIVIRALDLVTVVVPPALPAAMTVCTLYAQSRLRSQGIFCIHPLRINLGGKLQLVCFDKTGTLTEDGLDVMGVVPLKGQAFLPLVPEPRRLPVGPLLRALATCHALTRLQDTPVGDPMDLKMVESTGWVLEEGPATDSAFGAQVLAVMKPPLQEPQLQGMEEPLAPVSVLSRFPFSSALQRMDVVVAWPGAAQPEAYVKGAPELVAGLCDPETVPTDFAQMLQSYTAAGYRVVALASKPLPIAPSLEAAQRLTRDTVEQDLSLLGLLVMRNLLKPQTTPVIRALRRTRIRTVMVTGDNLQTAVTVAQGCGMVGPQERLVLIHATPPERGRPASLELLPLESSTAMNGAKDLGQAASCTLEPDPRCSHLALSGSTFGVLMKHFPKLLPKVLVQGTVFARMAPEQKTELVCELQKLQYCVGMCGDGANDCGALKAADVGISLSQAEASVVSPFTSSMASIECVPMVIREGRCSLDTSFSVFKYMALYSLTQFISVLILYTINTNLGDLQFLAIDLVITTTVAVLMSRTGPALALGRARPPGALLSAPVLSSLLLQVALVAGVQLGGYFLTVAQPWFVPLNKTVPAPDNLPNYENTVVFSLSSFQYLILAAAVSKGAPFRRPLYTNVPFLMALALLGSVLVGLLLVPGLLQGPLGLRNIADTCFKLLLLGLVACNFVGAFMLESVLDQCLPACLRRLRPKKVSKKRFKQLERELAEQPWPPPAEPAR; encoded by the exons ATGAGCGCAG ACAGCAGCCCTCTCGTGGGCAGCACGCCCGCCGGTTATGGGACCCTGACGATAGAGACATCTGTAGATCCCCTCAGCTCCTCAGTTTCATCCGTG AGGCTCAGCGGTTACTGTGGCAGTCCATGGAGGGTCATAGGCTATCACATCGTGGTCTGGATGATGGCAGGGGTCCCTTTGCTGCTGTTCCGCTGGAAGCCGGTGTGGCGGGTGCGGCTGCGGCTCCGGCCCTGCAACCTGGCCCGCGCCGAAACACTCGTCATCGAAATAAGAGACAAAGAG GATAATTCGTGGCAGCTGTATACTGTGCAGGTGCAGACTGAGGCCATCAGTGAGAGCAG cCTGGAGCTGCCTGCCCAGGTCCAGGCGGAGGACGGCCGGAGCCAGGCGGCTGTGGGGGCAGTACCAGAGGGTGCATGGAAGGACACCACCCAGTTCTGCAGGAACGAAGAGGCA CAGCGGAAGCTGCGATATTACCTCTTCCGGGGCCAGCGCTACGTCTGGATCGAGAGCCAACAGGCCTTCTGCCAAGTCAG cctgCTGGACCACGGCCGCACCTGTGACGACGTCCGCCGCTCCTGCTCCGGCCTCAGCCTCCAGGAGCAAGCCGTGAG GAAGACCATCTATGGCCCCAACGTGATCAGCGTGCCGGTCAAGTCCTATCCCCAGCTGCTGGTGGACGAG gcactgAACCCCTACTATGGGTTCCAGGCCTTCAGCATCGGGCTGTGGCTGGCGGACCGCTACTACTCATATGCCCTTTGCATACTGCTCATCTCCACCGCCTCCATCTGTCTGTCGCTCTACAAGACCAGGAAG CAAAGCCAGACTCTGAGGGACATGGTGCAGCTGTCCACACGGGTGTGCGTGTGCCGGCCCGGGGGAG AGGAGGAGTGGGTGGACTCCAGCGAGCTGGTGCCTGGAGACTGCCTGGTGCTGCCCCAGGAAGGCGGCCTGGTGCCCTGCGACGCTGCCCTGGTGGCTGGGGAGTGCATGGTCAACGAGAGCTCTCTGACAG GGGAGAGCGTTCCAGTGCTGAAGACGGCCCTGCCGGAAGGACCGGTGCCCTACTGCCCCGAGACCCACCGGCGGCACACGCTCTTCTGTGGGACCCTCGTCCTGCAGGCCCGGGCCTTTGTTGGACCCCACGTCCTGGCAGTGGTGACTCGAACAG GGTTCTGCACAGCCAAAGGGGGCCTGGTGAGCTCCATCCTGCATCCCCGGCCCATCAGCTTCAAGTTCTACAAGCACAGCATGAAGTTTGTGGCCGCCCTCTCTGTCCTGG CTCTCCTCGGCACTATCTACAGCATCTTCGTCCTTCACCGCAACCGG GTGCCTCTGAATGAGATCGTGATCCGCGCTCTGGACCTGGTGACGGTCGTGGTGCCCCCCGCCCTGCCAGCCGCCATGACCGTGTGCACGCTTTACGCCCAGAGCCGGCTCCGGAGTCAGGGTATCTTCTGTATCCACCCGCTGCGCATCAACCTGGGGGGCAAGCTCCAGCTGGTGTGTTTCGACAAG ACGGGCACCCTCACGGAGGACGGCTTGGATGTGATGGGTGTGGTGCCCCTAAAAGGGCAGGCGTTCCTGCCTCTGGTCCCGGAGCCCCGCCGCCTGCCCGTGGGGCCCCTGCTCCGAGCGCTGGCCACCTGCCACGCCCTCACCCGGCTCCAGGACACCCCGGTGGGCGACCCCATGGACCTCAAGATGGTGGAATCTACTGGCTGG GTCCTGGAGGAGGGGCCAGCCACAGACTCAGCATTCGGGGCCCAGGTCCTGGCGGTGATGAAACCCCCGCTTCAGGAGCCCCAGCTGCAGGGCATG GAGGAGCCCCTGGCACCCGTCAGCGTCCTCAGCCGCTTCCCGTTCTCGTCAGCCCTGCAGCGCATGGACGTGGTGGTGGCGTGGCCGGGGGCCGCGCAGCCGGAGGCCTATGTCAAGGGCGCCCCTGAGCTGGTGGCAGGCCTCTGCGACCCCGAGACAG TGCCCACGGACTTCGCCCAGATGCTGCAGAGCTACACGGCCGCCGGCTACCGCGTCGTGGCCCTCGCCAGCAAGCCGCTGCCCATCGCGCCCAGCCTGGAGGCCGCTCAGCGACTGACCAG GGACACCGTGGAGCAGGACCTGAGCCTCCTGGGGCTGCTCGTCATGAGGAACCTGCTGAAGCCGCAGACCACGCCGGTCATCCGGGCTCTGCGGAGGACCCGCATCCGCACCGTCATGGTGACAG GGGACAACCTGCAGACGGCCGTCACCGTGGCCCAGGGTTGCGGCATGGTGGGCCCCCAGGAGCGTCTGGTCCTCATCCACGCCACCCCCCCCGAGCGAGGCCGGCCTGCCTCCCTTGAGCTCCTGCCACTAGAATCCTCCACGGCTATGAACGGGGCTAAG GATCTCGGCCAGGCCGCAAGCTGCACCTTGGAGCCAGACCCCCGATGCAGCCACCTGGCCCTCAGCGGGTCCACCTTTGGTGTCCTTATGAAGCACTTCCCCAAGCTGCTGCCCAAG GTCCTGGTCCAGGGCACTGTCTTCGCCCGCATGGCTCCTGAGCAGAAGACAGAGCTGGTTTGTGAGCTCCAGAAGCTTCA GTACTGCGTGGGCATGTGTGGGGACGGCGCCAATGACTGCGGCGCCCTGAAGGCGGCCGACGTGGGCATCTCACTCTCCCAGGCCGAGGCCTCTGTGGTCTCGCCCTTCACCTCGAGCATGGCCAGCATCGAGTGTGTGCCCATGGTCATCAG GGAAGGCCGGTGTTCCCTCGACACGTCGTTCAGCGTCTTCAAGTACATGGCTCTGTACAGCCTGACCCAGTTCATCTCCGTCCTGATCCTCTACACG aTCAACACCAACCTGGGCGACCTGCAGTTCCTGGCCATCGACCTGGTCATCACCACCACGGTGGCAGTGCTCATGAGCCGCACGGGGCCGGCGCTGGCGCTGGGGCGGGCGCGGCCGCCGGGGGCCCTGCTCAGTGCGCCCGTGCTGAGCAGCCTCCTGCTGCAGGTGGCCCTGGTGGCCGGCGTGCAGCTGGGGGGCTACTTCCTGACCGTGGCCCAACCCTG GTTCGTGCCCCTGAACAAGACCGTGCCCGCGCCAGACAACCTGCCCAACTACGAGAACACGGTGGTCTTCTCGCTGTCCAGCTTCCAGTACCTCATCCTGGCCGCCGCTGTGTCCAAGGGGGCGCCCTTCCGCCGGCCGCTCTACACCAACG tgCCCTTCCTGATGGCCCTGGCGCTCCTGGGCTCCGTCCTGGTGGGCCTCCTCCTGGTCCCTGGCCTCCTGCAAGGCCCGCTGGGGCTGAGGAACATCGCTGACACCTGCTtcaagctgctgctgctgggcctGGTGGCCTGCAACTTCGTGGGGGCCTTCATGCTGGAG AGCGTGCTGGACCAGTGCCTCCCGGCCTGCCTGCGGCGGCTCCGACCCAAAAAGGTCTCGAAGAAGCGTTTCAAGCAGCTGGAGCGGGAGCTGGCCGAGCAGCCTTGGCCACCGCCCGCCGAGCCCGCGAGGTAG
- the ATP13A2 gene encoding polyamine-transporting ATPase 13A2 isoform X3, which translates to MSADSSPLVGSTPAGYGTLTIETSVDPLSSSVSSVRLSGYCGSPWRVIGYHIVVWMMAGVPLLLFRWKPVWRVRLRLRPCNLARAETLVIEIRDKEDNSWQLYTVQVQTEAISESSLELPAQVQAEDGRSQAAVGAVPEGAWKDTTQFCRNEEAQRKLRYYLFRGQRYVWIESQQAFCQVSLLDHGRTCDDVRRSCSGLSLQEQAVRKTIYGPNVISVPVKSYPQLLVDEALNPYYGFQAFSIGLWLADRYYSYALCILLISTASICLSLYKTRKQSQTLRDMVQLSTRVCVCRPGGEEEWVDSSELVPGDCLVLPQEGGLVPCDAALVAGECMVNESSLTGESVPVLKTALPEGPVPYCPETHRRHTLFCGTLVLQARAFVGPHVLAVVTRTGFCTAKGGLVSSILHPRPISFKFYKHSMKFVAALSVLALLGTIYSIFVLHRNRVPLNEIVIRALDLVTVVVPPALPAAMTVCTLYAQSRLRSQGIFCIHPLRINLGGKLQLVCFDKTGTLTEDGLDVMGVVPLKGQAFLPLVPEPRRLPVGPLLRALATCHALTRLQDTPVGDPMDLKMVESTGWVLEEGPATDSAFGAQVLAVMKPPLQEPQLQGMEEPLAPVSVLSRFPFSSALQRMDVVVAWPGAAQPEAYVKGAPELVAGLCDPETVPTDFAQMLQSYTAAGYRVVALASKPLPIAPSLEAAQRLTRDTVEQDLSLLGLLVMRNLLKPQTTPVIRALRRTRIRTVMVTGDNLQTAVTVAQGCGMVGPQERLVLIHATPPERGRPASLELLPLESSTAMNGAKVLVQGTVFARMAPEQKTELVCELQKLQYCVGMCGDGANDCGALKAADVGISLSQAEASVVSPFTSSMASIECVPMVIREGRCSLDTSFSVFKYMALYSLTQFISVLILYTINTNLGDLQFLAIDLVITTTVAVLMSRTGPALALGRARPPGALLSAPVLSSLLLQVALVAGVQLGGYFLTVAQPWFVPLNKTVPAPDNLPNYENTVVFSLSSFQYLILAAAVSKGAPFRRPLYTNVPFLMALALLGSVLVGLLLVPGLLQGPLGLRNIADTCFKLLLLGLVACNFVGAFMLESVLDQCLPACLRRLRPKKVSKKRFKQLERELAEQPWPPPAEPAR; encoded by the exons ATGAGCGCAG ACAGCAGCCCTCTCGTGGGCAGCACGCCCGCCGGTTATGGGACCCTGACGATAGAGACATCTGTAGATCCCCTCAGCTCCTCAGTTTCATCCGTG AGGCTCAGCGGTTACTGTGGCAGTCCATGGAGGGTCATAGGCTATCACATCGTGGTCTGGATGATGGCAGGGGTCCCTTTGCTGCTGTTCCGCTGGAAGCCGGTGTGGCGGGTGCGGCTGCGGCTCCGGCCCTGCAACCTGGCCCGCGCCGAAACACTCGTCATCGAAATAAGAGACAAAGAG GATAATTCGTGGCAGCTGTATACTGTGCAGGTGCAGACTGAGGCCATCAGTGAGAGCAG cCTGGAGCTGCCTGCCCAGGTCCAGGCGGAGGACGGCCGGAGCCAGGCGGCTGTGGGGGCAGTACCAGAGGGTGCATGGAAGGACACCACCCAGTTCTGCAGGAACGAAGAGGCA CAGCGGAAGCTGCGATATTACCTCTTCCGGGGCCAGCGCTACGTCTGGATCGAGAGCCAACAGGCCTTCTGCCAAGTCAG cctgCTGGACCACGGCCGCACCTGTGACGACGTCCGCCGCTCCTGCTCCGGCCTCAGCCTCCAGGAGCAAGCCGTGAG GAAGACCATCTATGGCCCCAACGTGATCAGCGTGCCGGTCAAGTCCTATCCCCAGCTGCTGGTGGACGAG gcactgAACCCCTACTATGGGTTCCAGGCCTTCAGCATCGGGCTGTGGCTGGCGGACCGCTACTACTCATATGCCCTTTGCATACTGCTCATCTCCACCGCCTCCATCTGTCTGTCGCTCTACAAGACCAGGAAG CAAAGCCAGACTCTGAGGGACATGGTGCAGCTGTCCACACGGGTGTGCGTGTGCCGGCCCGGGGGAG AGGAGGAGTGGGTGGACTCCAGCGAGCTGGTGCCTGGAGACTGCCTGGTGCTGCCCCAGGAAGGCGGCCTGGTGCCCTGCGACGCTGCCCTGGTGGCTGGGGAGTGCATGGTCAACGAGAGCTCTCTGACAG GGGAGAGCGTTCCAGTGCTGAAGACGGCCCTGCCGGAAGGACCGGTGCCCTACTGCCCCGAGACCCACCGGCGGCACACGCTCTTCTGTGGGACCCTCGTCCTGCAGGCCCGGGCCTTTGTTGGACCCCACGTCCTGGCAGTGGTGACTCGAACAG GGTTCTGCACAGCCAAAGGGGGCCTGGTGAGCTCCATCCTGCATCCCCGGCCCATCAGCTTCAAGTTCTACAAGCACAGCATGAAGTTTGTGGCCGCCCTCTCTGTCCTGG CTCTCCTCGGCACTATCTACAGCATCTTCGTCCTTCACCGCAACCGG GTGCCTCTGAATGAGATCGTGATCCGCGCTCTGGACCTGGTGACGGTCGTGGTGCCCCCCGCCCTGCCAGCCGCCATGACCGTGTGCACGCTTTACGCCCAGAGCCGGCTCCGGAGTCAGGGTATCTTCTGTATCCACCCGCTGCGCATCAACCTGGGGGGCAAGCTCCAGCTGGTGTGTTTCGACAAG ACGGGCACCCTCACGGAGGACGGCTTGGATGTGATGGGTGTGGTGCCCCTAAAAGGGCAGGCGTTCCTGCCTCTGGTCCCGGAGCCCCGCCGCCTGCCCGTGGGGCCCCTGCTCCGAGCGCTGGCCACCTGCCACGCCCTCACCCGGCTCCAGGACACCCCGGTGGGCGACCCCATGGACCTCAAGATGGTGGAATCTACTGGCTGG GTCCTGGAGGAGGGGCCAGCCACAGACTCAGCATTCGGGGCCCAGGTCCTGGCGGTGATGAAACCCCCGCTTCAGGAGCCCCAGCTGCAGGGCATG GAGGAGCCCCTGGCACCCGTCAGCGTCCTCAGCCGCTTCCCGTTCTCGTCAGCCCTGCAGCGCATGGACGTGGTGGTGGCGTGGCCGGGGGCCGCGCAGCCGGAGGCCTATGTCAAGGGCGCCCCTGAGCTGGTGGCAGGCCTCTGCGACCCCGAGACAG TGCCCACGGACTTCGCCCAGATGCTGCAGAGCTACACGGCCGCCGGCTACCGCGTCGTGGCCCTCGCCAGCAAGCCGCTGCCCATCGCGCCCAGCCTGGAGGCCGCTCAGCGACTGACCAG GGACACCGTGGAGCAGGACCTGAGCCTCCTGGGGCTGCTCGTCATGAGGAACCTGCTGAAGCCGCAGACCACGCCGGTCATCCGGGCTCTGCGGAGGACCCGCATCCGCACCGTCATGGTGACAG GGGACAACCTGCAGACGGCCGTCACCGTGGCCCAGGGTTGCGGCATGGTGGGCCCCCAGGAGCGTCTGGTCCTCATCCACGCCACCCCCCCCGAGCGAGGCCGGCCTGCCTCCCTTGAGCTCCTGCCACTAGAATCCTCCACGGCTATGAACGGGGCTAAG GTCCTGGTCCAGGGCACTGTCTTCGCCCGCATGGCTCCTGAGCAGAAGACAGAGCTGGTTTGTGAGCTCCAGAAGCTTCA GTACTGCGTGGGCATGTGTGGGGACGGCGCCAATGACTGCGGCGCCCTGAAGGCGGCCGACGTGGGCATCTCACTCTCCCAGGCCGAGGCCTCTGTGGTCTCGCCCTTCACCTCGAGCATGGCCAGCATCGAGTGTGTGCCCATGGTCATCAG GGAAGGCCGGTGTTCCCTCGACACGTCGTTCAGCGTCTTCAAGTACATGGCTCTGTACAGCCTGACCCAGTTCATCTCCGTCCTGATCCTCTACACG aTCAACACCAACCTGGGCGACCTGCAGTTCCTGGCCATCGACCTGGTCATCACCACCACGGTGGCAGTGCTCATGAGCCGCACGGGGCCGGCGCTGGCGCTGGGGCGGGCGCGGCCGCCGGGGGCCCTGCTCAGTGCGCCCGTGCTGAGCAGCCTCCTGCTGCAGGTGGCCCTGGTGGCCGGCGTGCAGCTGGGGGGCTACTTCCTGACCGTGGCCCAACCCTG GTTCGTGCCCCTGAACAAGACCGTGCCCGCGCCAGACAACCTGCCCAACTACGAGAACACGGTGGTCTTCTCGCTGTCCAGCTTCCAGTACCTCATCCTGGCCGCCGCTGTGTCCAAGGGGGCGCCCTTCCGCCGGCCGCTCTACACCAACG tgCCCTTCCTGATGGCCCTGGCGCTCCTGGGCTCCGTCCTGGTGGGCCTCCTCCTGGTCCCTGGCCTCCTGCAAGGCCCGCTGGGGCTGAGGAACATCGCTGACACCTGCTtcaagctgctgctgctgggcctGGTGGCCTGCAACTTCGTGGGGGCCTTCATGCTGGAG AGCGTGCTGGACCAGTGCCTCCCGGCCTGCCTGCGGCGGCTCCGACCCAAAAAGGTCTCGAAGAAGCGTTTCAAGCAGCTGGAGCGGGAGCTGGCCGAGCAGCCTTGGCCACCGCCCGCCGAGCCCGCGAGGTAG
- the MFAP2 gene encoding microfibrillar-associated protein 2 — protein MRAAYLFLLFLPAGLLAQGQYDLDSLSPFPEHVQYTHYSDQIGNPPPHSEVTPRPPAEQFQSQQQVRQEVVLAPTPAPGNAETEPTEPGPLDCREEQYPCTRLYSIHKPCKQCLNEVCFYSLRRVYVVNKEICVRTVCAHEELLRADLCRDKFSKCGVMASSGLCQSVAASCARSCGGC, from the exons ATGAGAGCTGCCTACCTCTTCCTGCTGTTCCTGCCTG CGGGCCTGCTGGCTCAGGGCCAGTATGACCTAGACTCTCTGTCTCCGTTCCCGGAACACGTCCAGTACACCCACTACAGTGACCAGATAGGTAA cccccccccccactcagagGTGACTCCTCGGCCCCCTGCGGAGCAGTTCCAGTCCCAGCAGCAAGTCCGGCAGGAAGTCGtcctggcccccaccccag CACCAGGAAATGCGGAGACAGAGCCCACGGAGCCTGGGCCTCTGG ACTGCCGCGAGGAACAGTACCCGTGCACCCGCCTCTACTCCATCCACAAGCCCTGCAAACAGTGTCTCAATGAGGTCTGCTTCTACAG CCTCCGCCGCGTGTACGTGGTCAACAAGGAGATCTGTGTCCGCACGGTGTGTGCCCACGAGGAGCTCCTCCGAG CTGACCTGTGTCGGGACAAGTTCTCCAAATGTGGCGTGATGGCCAGCAGTGGCCTGTGCCAGTCCGTGGCGGCCTCCTGTGCGAGGAGCTGCGGGGGCTGCTAG